From Lagopus muta isolate bLagMut1 chromosome 15, bLagMut1 primary, whole genome shotgun sequence, the proteins below share one genomic window:
- the POLR3K gene encoding DNA-directed RNA polymerase III subunit RPC10, translating into MLLFCPACGNVLVAEEGPRCHRFACTTCPYVRNVTRKVSSRKYPRLKEVDDVLGGAAAWENVDSTAEPCPKCEHPRAYFMQIQTRSADEPMTTFYKCCNAQCGHRWRD; encoded by the exons ATGTTGCTTTTCTGCCCGGCGTGCGGCAACGTGCTGGTGGCCGAGGAGGGGCCGCGCTGCCACCGCTTCGCCTGCACCACCTGTCCGTACGTGCGGAACGTCACGAGGAAG GTGAGCAGCAGGAAATACCCACGGCTGAAGGAGGTGGACGATGTGCTGGGCGGAGCGGCGGCGTGGGAGAACGTGGATTCCACCGCAG AGCCGTGCCCCAAGTGCGAGCATCCCCGCGCCTACTTCATGCAGATCCAGACGCGCTCGGCCGACGAACCCATGACCACGTTCTATAAGTGCTGCAACGCGCAGTGCGGGCACCGCTGGCGCGACTGA
- the SNRNP25 gene encoding U11/U12 small nuclear ribonucleoprotein 25 kDa protein isoform X1, protein MCSSCSRRRWRGSCRTRCSATSRRRSGWRLGLGFRGGSAQLSPAVPPAGDAGGDRLSSGAGVRAGHDAVVVVQNATVLDLKKALRRHVQLRQARRGGVQHLSWKYIWRTYHLTYNGEKLADDGKKLREYGIRNRDEVSFIKKLRK, encoded by the exons ATGTGCTCGAGCTGTTCCAGGCGGCGCTGGCGCGGCTCGTGCAGGACCCGCTGCTCTGCGACCTCCCGCCGCAGGTCGGGGTGGcggttggggttggggttcaGAGGCGGCTCGGCGCAGCTCAGCCCCGCGGTGCCGCCCGCAGGTGACGCCGGAGGAGATCGGCTCTCAAGTGGCGCTGGAGTACGGGCAGGCCATGACG CTGTGGTGGTGGTGCAGAACGCGACGGTGCTCGATCTAAAGAAGGCGCTGCGGCGGCACGTGCAGCTCCGGCAAGCGCGGCGTGGCGGCGTGCAGCATCTCAGCTG GAAGTACATCTGGAGGACGTACCACCTGACTTACAACGGGGAGAAGCTGGCGGATGACGGAAAGAAGCTGAGAGA GTATGGCATCAGGAACCGGGATGAGGTCAGCTTCATCAAGAAACTCCGAAAGTGA
- the SNRNP25 gene encoding U11/U12 small nuclear ribonucleoprotein 25 kDa protein isoform X2, which yields MAEAEEELAHADVLELFQAALARLVQDPLLCDLPPQVTPEEIGSQVALEYGQAMTVRVCKADGESMPVVVVQNATVLDLKKALRRHVQLRQARRGGVQHLSWKYIWRTYHLTYNGEKLADDGKKLREYGIRNRDEVSFIKKLRK from the exons ATGGCGGAGGCGGAGGAGGAGCTGGCGCACGCCGATGTGCTCGAGCTGTTCCAGGCGGCGCTGGCGCGGCTCGTGCAGGACCCGCTGCTCTGCGACCTCCCGCCGCAG GTGACGCCGGAGGAGATCGGCTCTCAAGTGGCGCTGGAGTACGGGCAGGCCATGACGGTGCGAGTGTGCAAGGCGGACGGCGAGAGCATGC CTGTGGTGGTGGTGCAGAACGCGACGGTGCTCGATCTAAAGAAGGCGCTGCGGCGGCACGTGCAGCTCCGGCAAGCGCGGCGTGGCGGCGTGCAGCATCTCAGCTG GAAGTACATCTGGAGGACGTACCACCTGACTTACAACGGGGAGAAGCTGGCGGATGACGGAAAGAAGCTGAGAGA GTATGGCATCAGGAACCGGGATGAGGTCAGCTTCATCAAGAAACTCCGAAAGTGA
- the SNRNP25 gene encoding U11/U12 small nuclear ribonucleoprotein 25 kDa protein isoform X3, whose product MAEAEEELAHADVLELFQAALARLVQDPLLCDLPPQVTPEEIGSQVALEYGQAMTVRVCKADGETVVVVQNATVLDLKKALRRHVQLRQARRGGVQHLSWKYIWRTYHLTYNGEKLADDGKKLREYGIRNRDEVSFIKKLRK is encoded by the exons ATGGCGGAGGCGGAGGAGGAGCTGGCGCACGCCGATGTGCTCGAGCTGTTCCAGGCGGCGCTGGCGCGGCTCGTGCAGGACCCGCTGCTCTGCGACCTCCCGCCGCAG GTGACGCCGGAGGAGATCGGCTCTCAAGTGGCGCTGGAGTACGGGCAGGCCATGACGGTGCGAGTGTGCAAGGCGGACGGCGAGA CTGTGGTGGTGGTGCAGAACGCGACGGTGCTCGATCTAAAGAAGGCGCTGCGGCGGCACGTGCAGCTCCGGCAAGCGCGGCGTGGCGGCGTGCAGCATCTCAGCTG GAAGTACATCTGGAGGACGTACCACCTGACTTACAACGGGGAGAAGCTGGCGGATGACGGAAAGAAGCTGAGAGA GTATGGCATCAGGAACCGGGATGAGGTCAGCTTCATCAAGAAACTCCGAAAGTGA